Proteins encoded by one window of Fibrobacter sp. UWT2:
- the prfB gene encoding peptide chain release factor 2 (programmed frameshift) has protein sequence MAFQTTHTGLIDLRTRIDKLWGYLDLEAKTEELYVLEKDSADPNLWNDQEKAQSMMKKIGNLRALLDSWKEVSQSCDDLAELYEMSKAEESADLTASIDSDIAELKSKIEAMEFKKMLNGPDDACSCLLSIHPGAGGTESQDWALMLFRMYTHFFERENMDFKVVDFQEAEDAGLKSATIEVTCENAYGLLRSEIGVHRLVRISPFDANARRHTSFTAVYLYPEHEDIEFDLDMADVRVDTYRSSGAGGQYINKTDSAVRMTHLPTGIMASCQTERSQIQNRETCYKMLKTMVAEHYRLEEEAKRDARMAEKKKVEWGSQIRSYVLQPYQLVKDLRTGVETSDTAGVLDGKIKPFINAYLLSTSEGQK, from the exons ATGGCTTTTCAGACGACGCACACCGGGCTGATCGACTTGCGTACGCGCATCGATAAGCTCTGGGGGTATCTT GACTTAGAAGCCAAGACCGAAGAACTCTACGTTTTGGAAAAGGACTCCGCCGACCCGAACCTGTGGAATGACCAGGAAAAGGCGCAGTCCATGATGAAAAAAATCGGCAATCTGCGCGCCCTGCTGGACTCGTGGAAAGAAGTCTCGCAGAGCTGCGATGACTTGGCCGAACTTTATGAAATGAGCAAGGCGGAAGAATCCGCCGACTTGACGGCATCGATCGATTCCGATATCGCAGAACTCAAGTCGAAGATTGAGGCGATGGAATTCAAGAAAATGCTGAACGGCCCCGATGACGCTTGCAGTTGCTTGCTGTCGATTCATCCGGGCGCAGGCGGCACCGAGTCGCAGGACTGGGCGCTCATGCTCTTCCGCATGTACACGCATTTCTTTGAACGCGAAAACATGGACTTCAAGGTGGTCGACTTCCAGGAAGCGGAAGATGCTGGCCTCAAGAGTGCGACCATCGAAGTCACTTGCGAAAACGCTTACGGCCTGCTCCGTTCCGAAATCGGCGTGCACCGTCTGGTGCGCATCAGCCCGTTCGATGCAAACGCCCGCCGTCACACGAGCTTTACCGCCGTGTACCTGTACCCCGAACACGAAGACATCGAATTCGATTTGGATATGGCTGACGTGCGCGTGGATACTTACCGCAGTAGCGGTGCCGGTGGTCAGTACATCAACAAGACGGACTCCGCCGTGCGTATGACGCACTTGCCCACGGGCATTATGGCGAGCTGCCAGACCGAACGCAGCCAGATTCAGAACCGTGAAACCTGCTACAAGATGCTCAAGACCATGGTCGCCGAACATTATCGCTTGGAAGAAGAAGCCAAGCGTGATGCCCGTATGGCCGAAAAGAAAAAGGTCGAATGGGGTAGCCAGATCCGTAGCTACGTGCTGCAGCCTTACCAGCTGGTCAAGGACCTGCGCACCGGCGTCGAAACCTCTGACACCGCAGGCGTGCTCGACGGTAAAATCAAACCGTTCATTAACGCCTATCTGCTCAGCACTAGCGAAGGGCAGAAGTGA